The following proteins are co-located in the Sphingomonas panacis genome:
- a CDS encoding HU family DNA-binding protein, translating to MNNSDLADKLAAETGVSKADARKTVDTVFTAIAQAAAAGEEVSLNGFGKFKVKDTPAREGRNPATGETIQIAASKKLTFAPAKAVKDKLNA from the coding sequence ATGAATAACAGCGATCTCGCCGACAAGCTGGCTGCCGAGACCGGAGTCAGCAAGGCCGATGCCCGGAAAACGGTCGATACCGTGTTCACTGCCATTGCACAGGCAGCAGCCGCCGGCGAAGAAGTCTCTCTCAATGGTTTTGGCAAGTTCAAGGTCAAGGACACGCCGGCCCGGGAAGGCCGCAATCCCGCGACTGGCGAAACCATTCAGATCGCCGCATCGAAGAAATTGACCTTCGCTCCCGCTAAGGCGGTCAAGGACAAACTGAACGCGTGA